The following coding sequences are from one Streptomyces sp. NBC_01232 window:
- a CDS encoding acetyl-CoA C-acetyltransferase — protein MSTEAYVYDAIRTPRGRGKANGALHGTKPIDLVVGLIHALRERNPGLDPATIDDIVLGVVGPVGDQGSDIARIAAIAAGLPDTVAGVQENRFCASGLEAVNLAAAKVRSGWEDLVLAGGVESMSRVPMASDGGAWFADPMTNWDTGFVPQGIGADLIATIEGFSRRDVDEYAALSQERAAAAIKDGRFAKSVVPVTDRNGLIVLDHDEFVRPGTTADTLAKLKPSFADIGELGGFDAVALQKYHWVEKIDHVHHAGNSSGIVDGASLVAIGSREAGERNGLTPRARIVSAAVSGSEPTIMLTGPAPATRKALAKAGLTIDDIDLVEINEAFAGVVLRFVKDMGLSLDKVNVNGGAIALGHPLGATGAMILGTIVDELERQDKRYGLVTLCVGGGMGVATIVERL, from the coding sequence GTGAGCACCGAAGCTTACGTATACGACGCGATCCGCACCCCGCGCGGTCGCGGCAAGGCCAACGGCGCCCTGCACGGCACCAAGCCGATCGACCTGGTCGTCGGACTCATCCACGCCCTGCGCGAGCGCAACCCGGGCCTCGACCCCGCCACCATCGACGACATCGTGCTCGGCGTCGTCGGCCCGGTCGGTGACCAGGGCTCCGACATCGCCCGTATCGCGGCGATCGCCGCCGGGCTCCCGGACACCGTGGCCGGCGTCCAGGAGAACCGCTTCTGCGCCTCGGGCCTGGAGGCCGTCAACCTGGCCGCCGCCAAGGTCCGTTCCGGCTGGGAGGACCTCGTCCTCGCGGGCGGCGTGGAGTCCATGTCCCGCGTCCCGATGGCCTCCGACGGCGGCGCCTGGTTCGCCGACCCGATGACCAACTGGGACACCGGCTTCGTCCCGCAGGGCATCGGCGCCGACCTGATCGCCACCATCGAGGGCTTCTCCCGGCGCGACGTGGACGAGTACGCGGCCCTGTCGCAGGAGCGCGCCGCCGCGGCCATCAAGGACGGCCGCTTCGCGAAGTCCGTGGTCCCGGTCACCGACCGCAACGGCCTGATCGTCCTGGACCACGACGAGTTCGTCCGCCCCGGCACCACCGCCGACACCCTCGCCAAGCTGAAGCCCTCCTTCGCCGACATCGGCGAGCTCGGCGGCTTCGACGCGGTCGCGCTGCAGAAGTACCACTGGGTCGAGAAGATCGACCACGTCCACCACGCGGGCAACTCCTCCGGCATCGTCGACGGCGCCTCGCTCGTCGCGATCGGCTCCCGCGAGGCGGGCGAGCGCAACGGTCTGACCCCGCGCGCCCGGATCGTCTCGGCGGCCGTCTCCGGCTCCGAGCCCACCATCATGCTCACCGGCCCCGCCCCCGCCACCCGCAAGGCCCTCGCCAAGGCCGGACTGACCATCGACGACATCGACCTGGTCGAGATCAACGAGGCCTTCGCGGGCGTCGTCCTGCGCTTCGTCAAGGACATGGGCCTGTCCCTCGACAAGGTCAACGTCAACGGCGGCGCCATCGCGCTCGGCCACCCGCTCGGCGCCACCGGCGCGATGATCCTCGGCACGATCGTCGACGAGCTGGAGCGCCAGGACAAGCGCTACGGGCTCGTCACCCTCTGCGTCGGCGGCGGCATGGGCGTCGCCACCATCGTCGAACGCCTCTGA
- a CDS encoding acyl-CoA dehydrogenase family protein, which yields MQRRIFDADHEAFRETVRTFLSKEVLPHYEQWEKDGIVSREAWRAAGRQGLLGLAVPEEYGGGGNTDFRYAAVIAEEFTRAGAPGLAIGLHNDIIGPYLTSLATEEQKRRWLPGFCSGETITAIAMTEPGAGSDLQGIRTTAEDRGDHWVLNGSKTFISNGILADLVIVVAKTTPEGGAHGLSLLVVERGTEGFERGRNLDKIGQKSQDTAELFFNDVRVPKENLLGELNGAFVHLMTNLAQERMGIAMAGIAAAEHLLEITTQYVKEREAFGRPLAKLQHIRFEIAEMATEVAVTRTFLDRCITDHSNGELDHVHASMAKWWATELQKRVADRCLQLHGGYGYMTEYRVARAFTDGRIQTIYGGTTEIMKEIIGRSLLG from the coding sequence ATGCAACGCCGCATCTTCGACGCCGACCACGAGGCGTTCAGGGAAACCGTGCGCACCTTCCTCAGCAAGGAGGTGCTGCCGCACTACGAGCAGTGGGAGAAGGACGGCATCGTCAGCCGTGAGGCCTGGCGGGCCGCGGGCCGCCAGGGGCTGCTGGGGCTCGCCGTACCGGAGGAGTACGGAGGCGGCGGGAACACCGACTTCCGCTACGCCGCCGTGATCGCCGAGGAGTTCACCCGCGCGGGCGCCCCCGGGCTGGCCATCGGTCTGCACAACGACATCATCGGGCCGTATCTGACCTCGCTCGCCACCGAGGAGCAGAAGCGCCGCTGGCTGCCCGGCTTCTGCTCCGGCGAGACCATCACCGCCATCGCGATGACCGAACCGGGCGCGGGCTCTGACCTCCAGGGGATCCGGACCACCGCCGAGGACCGCGGCGACCACTGGGTGCTGAACGGCTCCAAGACCTTCATATCCAACGGCATCCTCGCCGACCTGGTGATCGTGGTCGCGAAGACCACCCCCGAGGGCGGTGCGCACGGCCTGTCGCTCCTGGTCGTCGAGCGCGGCACCGAGGGCTTCGAGCGCGGCCGCAACCTCGACAAGATCGGCCAGAAGTCCCAGGACACCGCCGAGCTGTTCTTCAACGACGTACGCGTCCCGAAGGAGAACCTGCTCGGTGAGTTGAACGGCGCCTTCGTCCACCTGATGACCAATCTCGCGCAGGAGCGGATGGGCATCGCGATGGCCGGCATCGCCGCCGCCGAGCACCTGCTGGAGATCACCACCCAGTACGTGAAGGAGCGGGAGGCCTTCGGCCGTCCGCTGGCCAAGCTGCAGCACATCCGGTTCGAGATCGCGGAGATGGCCACCGAGGTCGCCGTCACCCGGACCTTCCTCGACCGGTGCATCACCGACCACTCCAACGGCGAACTGGACCACGTGCACGCCTCGATGGCCAAGTGGTGGGCCACCGAACTGCAGAAGCGCGTCGCCGACCGCTGCCTCCAGCTCCACGGCGGCTACGGCTACATGACCGAATACCGGGTCGCACGGGCCTTCACCGACGGCCGGATCCAGACCATCTACGGCGGCACGACCGAGATCATGAAAGAGATCATCGGGCGTTCGCTGCTCGGCTGA